A stretch of DNA from Variovorax paradoxus:
CGTGGCGGCCAACCTCGGGTGGCTGCGCGCCGGCACCCAGCGCGTCTGGGCCTCGCACGGCAGCACGTCCAACCAATGGTCGGTGCCGGTCTCCGCGTCCATCGACATTGCGCCGCCTGCGCAGCCACTCGTGAACGGCATCGTCTGGCGCAACGAGGTCGACCTGTCGTGGCAGGACTGCAAGACCATGCAGCCGATCGCGTACTACGAGCTGCGCCGGGGCGCTACGCTCGAGACCTCTGAAGAGATCGGACGTACGGCAGAGCGGACCTTCGTTCGCACCGAAGCCACGGGCAGCTGGCGCTACTGGGTGCGCGCCGTGGACGCCGGTGGCAACGGCAGCGCGGCCGCGTACGTGCAGCTCACGGTGCTGCCCGGCATCGACGAGGCGCTGGAAGAGCTCGAGCAAGGCCTGAACGAAGCCGTCGACGAGCTCAAGGCCGTCGACCAGGCACAAGGCCAGGCGCTGACCAAGGAAGCGCAAGACCGTGCGCAGGCCCTGAGCGCCGAGGCGGCCGCGCGAGCGGCAGCCATCGCGGCAGAAACGGCCGCGCGCTCGGCGGCGTTGGTGTCCGAGGCCCAGCAGCGGGCGCAGCAGGTCACGCAGGTGACGAACGCGCTCACGGCAGAAGCCACCACCCGCGCCGCGGCCGACCAGGCCGAAATCACTGCACGTGTGGCGGCCGTCTCGCAGGAGGTGGCCGACCGGAAGGCGGCAGTGACGGCCGAGGCCACGACGCGTGCCACCGCGATCACGGCCGAGCAGAGCGCGCGCGCCGCGGCGCTGCTCGCCGAAACCAATGCCCGCAAGGCCGCGATCACGGACGAGGCCACGGCACGGCAGACCGCCGACGAGTCGTTGTCATCACGCGTCACGACCCTGAACGCATCGTTGAGCATCGCGCAGGCTGCACTGCAGACCGAGGCCACGACGCGCGCCAGTGCCGATGCGGCCGAAGCGTCTGCACGGCAGCAGCTGGCCACGCAACTGCAGGCCGCCGATGCGACTCTGACCGCGGCCATCGGCAACGAAGCCTCGGCGCGCAGCGCGGCGGATGCGGCCGAGGCCCGCAGCCGCGAGTCGTTGACGGTCGCGCTGGTCGGCGCAACGGACCTCGCCGCCACCTTGGCCTACGTGGACGGCGCCTCGCTGGAGATCGGGTTTGCCGAGCAGAGCTACGGCGTCTGGCAGGCACCGGCGCTGGGGCAGGTGGGCAGCGGCCTGATCGCCGAAGAGCGCCAGGCCCGCGTGGCGGCCGATGCTGCAGAGGTAACGGCACGGGAGACGCTGCAGGCACAGCTCACCGGCGGCTACGGCGGATCGGACCTGTCGCAGGTGGTCAGCGGCCTGATCTACCAAGAGCGCAGTGCACGCGCCACGAGCGACGAGGCATTGGCGCAGCAGATCACGCTGATCTCGGCAGGCGTGGGTGAGCAGTTCGACTACGCGAAGATCTGGTACTTCGATTCCGGTCTGGAAGCCTGGACGGGCAATGGCACGCCTTCTGTCGCGGCCGGGTGGATCCGCCCCGCCAACCATGCGACCGACCCCTTCGTCGTGTCGCCTGTGGGGATTGCCGCAAACGGCTCGACCTACGGCCAGATCCGCATGCGCGTGCGCAAGATCGGTGTGCCTGCATGGGACGGCGCGCTGTCCTGGCGTGCGGCGAGCGACAGCGGCTTCGACGCGTCGCGGCGTGTGACGATGACAGAGCCGACCTACGACGGCGCAGGCATCGGCATGGTCACGGTCAGCCCCGGGTGGGATGTGGCCATCGACCAGCTCCGCATCGAGCTGTCGGCGACGCAGACGGCCACCGCGTACTTCGAGATCGACTGGGTCGCCATCGGACGCCCGTCGCCAGGCGCCTCGAACGCCGCGCTGCAGGCGGAAGTGGCCGCGCGTGCGAGCGCGGACGCTGCGCAGGTCACGGCGCGCGAGAACCTCGCCGCGCAGCTGCGCGGCGCCTACAGCGGCAACGACATCGGCGCGCTGAGCTCGGGCCTTCTCGCATCGGAGCGTGATGCACGGGTGAGCGCGGACAGCGCCGAGGTCACGGCGCGGCAGCAGCTCGCGGCCACTGTGGCCGGCAACAAGACGAACGCGGATGCTGCGCTCGTGGCCGAGCAGACGGCGCGTGCCAACGCCGATGCCGCCGAGGTCACGGCCCGCCAGGCACTGGCCGCGACCGTTGCCGGAAACCTGTCCACCGTCAATGCTGCGATCAACGCCGAACAGAGCGCGCGTGCCACCGCAGACACGGCGGAAGTCACCGCGCGCGAATCGCTGGCCACGCAGGTGCGCGGTGCCTACATCGGCACGGACGTCGGTGCTGTCAGCTCGGGCCTGGTCTACAGCGAGCGCCAGGCACGCATCGCCGCCGACAACGCGGAGATCACGGCTCGCACGGCGCTGGCGGCAACGGTCGCGAGCAACAAGACCAGCGCCGACGCTGCGCTGGTGACCGAGCAGAGCGTGCGCGCCACCGCTGACACGGCCAATGCCAATGCGATCACCGCGTTGCAGGCGACAGTCACGGGCAACGCCACGGCCGGGTCCGCCGCGCTGCAGAACGAGGCTGTGGCGCGTGCGCAAGCGGACAGTGCAGAGGCGATCCAGCGGCAGGGCCTTTCCGTGGCGCTCACGGGCGTTCCCGACACCTCGGGCAGCCTGGACACGGTGATCGGTGCGTCGCTGGTCAACGACTTCGTGGGCAATGCCTTCGAAGTCTGGGAGAAGCCGACGGGACCGACACTCGCCAGTGGGCTGATCTACGAGGAGCGCCAGGCGCGCATCACGGCGGATGCGGCCGAAGTGTCTGCTCGTCAGGCGCTGGAGGCGGTGGTCAATACCAACAAGGCAGATGCCGCCGCGGCCGTGACGGCGGAGCAGAGTGCCCGCGTCACGGCGGACACGGCGAATGCCAACGCGATCACTGCGCTGTCGGCCACCGTCAACCACACCACGAACGGCCTGCCGAGCAAGGCCAGCAACACGGCCCTGACCGCGTTGACGACGCGCGTCACGAATGCAGAGGGCCTGATCACGTCGCAGGGCGATGCGATCACCAGCATCAACAGTGGATTGGAACTGGGGCGCGCCGATTCGCAGGCGAGTTTGACGGCGGACGAGAGCCTGGCGAATGCGACGGCATGGCGCAGTCACTACGGCACCAACCTGGCGACGTACTTCGTCACGACGACGACCGGCAAGGTTGCCACGACGGTGTGCCGTTCGCCTTTGGGGGGGGCGAACTTCTGGAACTACTCGAAGAGCAAGGTGGTGATCGACCAAGCGCGAACCTACCGCCTCACGGCATGGGTTCGACGCGCGGATGCCAACGGCACGCACTACTGGACGTGGTGGCGCAACACGTTGGGCAACTATGGCAACAGCGGCATCGCGATCGGCAGCCTGCCCAACAACGTCTGGACCCAGATCTCGCTGGACCTGCTCGGCAGCGCCTTTGGCGATACGTCGGTCAGTCCCGGCTTTGCCCTGAACCACACAGGTGGCACGACGGGCTACTCGGAGATCCAGGGGTTCCGCTTCGAGGATGTCACGGACAGCCTGCGGATCACCAAGGCGGAGACCACGAAGGCGGACGCCACTGCGGTCAATGCGCTCACGACGCGTGTGACGAGCGCTGAAGGCGCGATCACGAGCCAGGCGACGGCGCTGAGCAATGTGACGGCCAAGGTCAATGGGAACACTGCGTCGATCACCGCGACGTCGAGTGCGCTCGCGACGCTCGACGGCAAGGTCAAGTCGACGTGGAAGCTCAACGTCACGGCCGGAAACAGGGTCTCCGGGATCTTGCTCGACGCCGACAACACTGAGAGCAAGATGGTCGTGCTCGTCGACAAGTTCGCGATCGCCCAGACCGCGACGGGCGGAGAGACCAAGTACCCGTTCATCGTCGGTCGCGTGGACGGTGCCAGCACCATCGGCATGGACGGCAACTTGTTTGTCGATGGGTCCATCAAAGCCCGCTCGCTGGATGTGGAGCAGTTGACTGCGACGATCTCGAAGCTGAACTACATCAGTGCGGGTCAGATCACGATCAACGGAAACATGGCGGGAACGGACTGGGGCTACATCCGCTCCACCGACAAGTGGTACGGCGATGGCAGATGGGGATGGATACTCGCCAAGGCACCGGATGGCGCCTCTTTTGTCGACTTCACCCAGGGGCCTTGCGGCCTGCAGATGCTGGGGACCCCCAACGGAGGGGATAGCTTCCGCTTGTGGGGGCCGGGCTTCAACCTGGATCGAGGAGGGCTGACGATCGGTCAGGCCAACGTGATCGACACGCTCAACATTCGGGGCGAAGCGGTCACCGTTCCCAGATACGCAGTCTCGCCGGGGAATGTCTGCCATTTGCTCTACCGGAACAGCACAGGGCAGACGTTGGATGTCTTCGCAATGGGTACCGTCTTCTTGATGATGACGGGCTTCGTCTCGATCAAAGTGAACGGAAACCAAGTCTGGTTTGGTGCGGGCATTGCAGGTTCCACCGTGACTGGCGGGGCAAGTTTTCAATGTTGGCCAGGTGACTCTGTGATCGAAATATCTTCTACCGCGCCCTCCGGTCTCTCCGGCTCTTTCATCTATGCAATCGCCACACGTCGTTGAACATGATCGATTTCACTGTTTATAAAACCGCGACCGGAGAGGTCGTTCGTTCAGGCTACGCCGGCTCCGAGGACGAGTGCCTCAGTCAGGCCTTCGAAGGGGAGTCTGTCTATGTGGGCAAAGCCCGATTCGACCAATACCTCGCGGATGGGAAGCCTGTCGACATGCCGTCGAAGCCAGACGAACACCACGTGTTCGATTGGACGCACCGCGCCTGGCTCGATCCCCGAACGATGGAGGACCGTCGTCGCGCGCTGCGCGAGCGCGTCACCGAGCGTCGGTGGGAAATCGAAACCGGCGGTATCACGTTGCAGAGCGGTGTGCGTGTTCTCACAGGCAAGCCCGACCAAGACCGCATCACCGCGGTGATCGTCAACGCCGACATCGCAGGCATCGACGCCGTCGACTTCAAAGCCGACAGCGGATGGGCCCGCTTGACCCTCGACGAACTTCGCGGCGTGGCCAAAGCGATCGGCCTGCACGTCCAGGCGTGCTTCAGTGCCGAGCGCACGCACCACGCCGCCATCGACCAACTCCGGACAGAGGCCGAGACCGAGGCCTATGACATCTCCGCGGGCTGGCCCCTCACCAACAACAGCATCGAAACGCAATGACCACTACGCTCACTGAAAAAACATTCGCCGAACTTTTCACTTACTCTGGTGCAGAGCAGGGTTCGTTTGTCAACGCGCAGGGCTGGATTCAAAAGAAGCCACATGGAGAGGCCCCGCGCTTTGACTACGATCCTGTCACCAAGGTCGCCAAGGGGCTGCTGATCGAGAACTCGCGGACGAATCTTTTTTCGTTTTCGTCGCGATTCGATAAATCTTCAGTTTGGATCAGGGGCGGCGCTACGCCTGTGCCGGAAGCTGCTGTTGCGCCCAATGGGCGCTGGGACGCATGCAAGTTGATCTTGAACAGTGGGATCAGCGCTGGCGGCGGCCATATTGCCCAGACCTTTGCAAAGGCAACGACGGCAACCACCTATGCGTATTCGTTCTATGCGAAGGCTGCGGGCGCGCTCAATGGTTGGATCTATGCCCGAGGTGCCGCGGGGGCAGACAGCATCAGCATTCCTTTCAATCTGACGACGATGGTCGCGTCAGGCGTCGCCACCGGCGGCTTCGTCGAAGTGTCCAAGCGCGTTGTTGATGTTGGCAATGGGTGGCGCAGGGTCGAGATCGTCTTCACGGCGGATGCATCCGCAACGTTGGTGGCGGCCATTTATCCTGGCACTGCGTCAGGGAGCGTGGGCAATGGCGTCGATGGTCTCTACATTTGGGGGGCGCAGCTTGAGGAAGGGAAGTTCCCCAGCTCCTATATCTACAACGTCGAGACAGTCGCCGGGCGTGCGTCTATCGGCAGCTATTGCGATGCCAACGGTGTCCTGCGCAATGTGGCGGTGGGCGTTGCACGCAACAGCTTCGAGCCGTCGAATTTGGCGTTGCCCCCCATGTTGATGGTTGAGGAGCAGCGCACCAACATCCTACTGAAGAGCAACGACATGCACCTGACGCCGTGGACGGGCGGCGGGCTCACACGCATTCCTGGCAGGCTGGCGCCAGACGGAACCTACCGAGCCGTAGAGTTTTCGGGAGCCTCCGTGGGCCCCAACACGCAGTCTGTTGCGGCAACGGCTACGGTGATGACTTACTCGATCTATCTCAAGAACATTTCGAGAACCGGAACGCTCGAACTCTTGCTGAGGAACCACACCACTAGCGTCAACGGGGTCTACGGAAATGTGACCCTTCACGGTTCCACTCCTTCCATCGCGGGCGCGGGCTGGGAAATGCGTGATGTAGGCGGCGGCTGGTATCGCTGCTCCTATACGTCGAACATACACATCACCGTCGGCGACACGGTCATCGTCTACGCTGTCGTCGCGGGTGCGCGTGCAGACGCGGGAGCCTGCCTTGCCTGGGGCGCCCAACTGGAAGCTGGTGCCTTTGCGACCAGCTACATCCCGAGCACCGAGACTTTCACCAGTCGCGCATCCATCGGCACCTACTTTGACTCCATGGGCGTGATGAAGACCGCTGCTGCAGGTGTTGCACGGATGACGTACAACCCCGCCGACCTGACCATCGCGCCGTGGCTCATGCAGGAGATGTCCAGTGTAAATCTGTTGACCGAGAGCGAATTTCGCAACGGGCTTGCAGATGCGTCCATCAGACTCGGATGTGCTGCGGCATCCTGGAACGAACTGGGGTTCACAACAGGCATCGCGTTCTCTGCACCGCCGCCCGCCGGCACGTTCGCGTTCTATGCCGCCAAGACGCCTGTTCTTGCGCCGTCGACCACCTACGTGATTTCCTGTTTCGTGAAGATGGACGATGGCGGAGCACTTAGCATGCCCACGTCTGGCGGCGCGGCGGACTTCGCGCTTGTCATCGCGAACGCGCCAATTTCTCCCGCTGCCTGCACCATGACGCATGTCGGTGGCGGCGTATACCGCGTCACTGGCACGCGGACCACCGATGCATCCGTTCCCAGCGCGGCGTCGGGCATCTGGAAGTACGGCACCAACAGCGCTCGGACTTTCAGGTTCACGGGTTTGCAGTTGGAGCAGGCATCATCAGCTTCGAGCTACATCCCGACCACGACGGCGGCGGTGACGCGTCTTGCTGACATCGCTTCATCGACGGCCACCACACGCCAGGCCGACACAGCCACTTCAGTGGCCACGACACGTGCATTCGACAACGTTCGCATCGATACCACGAAGGGCTGGTTCAACGCTGCCGAAGGCACTGTGTTCATGGAGCTGGAAGCGCCCCGGACGAGCGATACCGGGACCAAGACGGTCCTGGAGTTCGGAGGGTGGGCGGGCGCATGGGCGTTTCGTACTC
This window harbors:
- a CDS encoding phage tail tip fiber protein — encoded protein: MSSAYASSQAKKKARQAAARKFAEDVANLRDRTATLVSSEAPWSTVYGAPARVGGAIVAVLDSGAMAHFKHIVIVFAAHECEAIDEIFIDGTSVGRPNAAGWTDGSEFQMPPLFSGWPSEGPSVNVQFHTSPGGVDTADGFLRASLHETFPDVDFWTEQHKLSGCTYAVVTLNLLFDRFQGGIPEITARIRGKKVNDPRTGQTVYSRNPALCLADFLRSESGYLAAPDQIDENALIAAANACDQQAYTATQASDALNYGNSRALYVCDGMFRSDQDRESTRQQIEDAMAGFSLESGGVWRVQAGAWSTPVLNLDDDDMLAPTAVAQTAHPGTSRFNGMRGTYVNAARNGVSEDFSPYQNANFRALDAKDKLTDMALAFTASHMRCHQIARVVVEQSRGGFVLRIHPKMLAWHLQPGDRIVLSSALYGFTNKTFRVTDWTYARNAPLSLLVIEDVPAYYDLADEVLADAAPNTNLPSPFLQPQAPFDFKVESGLSQMSVQDGGMVARARVSWAKSNELNILKSGAVEVQWRSLAPVSDWHSSQLPGDATETFLLGLSVRSLYQVRARFRTPYASSPWATAEHTLVGKGGVPGDVAGLALDVTDAGIVATWGQPIGIDLLDWSTTRVRIGASWELADEVFSAKGVAANLGWLRAGTQRVWASHGSTSNQWSVPVSASIDIAPPAQPLVNGIVWRNEVDLSWQDCKTMQPIAYYELRRGATLETSEEIGRTAERTFVRTEATGSWRYWVRAVDAGGNGSAAAYVQLTVLPGIDEALEELEQGLNEAVDELKAVDQAQGQALTKEAQDRAQALSAEAAARAAAIAAETAARSAALVSEAQQRAQQVTQVTNALTAEATTRAAADQAEITARVAAVSQEVADRKAAVTAEATTRATAITAEQSARAAALLAETNARKAAITDEATARQTADESLSSRVTTLNASLSIAQAALQTEATTRASADAAEASARQQLATQLQAADATLTAAIGNEASARSAADAAEARSRESLTVALVGATDLAATLAYVDGASLEIGFAEQSYGVWQAPALGQVGSGLIAEERQARVAADAAEVTARETLQAQLTGGYGGSDLSQVVSGLIYQERSARATSDEALAQQITLISAGVGEQFDYAKIWYFDSGLEAWTGNGTPSVAAGWIRPANHATDPFVVSPVGIAANGSTYGQIRMRVRKIGVPAWDGALSWRAASDSGFDASRRVTMTEPTYDGAGIGMVTVSPGWDVAIDQLRIELSATQTATAYFEIDWVAIGRPSPGASNAALQAEVAARASADAAQVTARENLAAQLRGAYSGNDIGALSSGLLASERDARVSADSAEVTARQQLAATVAGNKTNADAALVAEQTARANADAAEVTARQALAATVAGNLSTVNAAINAEQSARATADTAEVTARESLATQVRGAYIGTDVGAVSSGLVYSERQARIAADNAEITARTALAATVASNKTSADAALVTEQSVRATADTANANAITALQATVTGNATAGSAALQNEAVARAQADSAEAIQRQGLSVALTGVPDTSGSLDTVIGASLVNDFVGNAFEVWEKPTGPTLASGLIYEERQARITADAAEVSARQALEAVVNTNKADAAAAVTAEQSARVTADTANANAITALSATVNHTTNGLPSKASNTALTALTTRVTNAEGLITSQGDAITSINSGLELGRADSQASLTADESLANATAWRSHYGTNLATYFVTTTTGKVATTVCRSPLGGANFWNYSKSKVVIDQARTYRLTAWVRRADANGTHYWTWWRNTLGNYGNSGIAIGSLPNNVWTQISLDLLGSAFGDTSVSPGFALNHTGGTTGYSEIQGFRFEDVTDSLRITKAETTKADATAVNALTTRVTSAEGAITSQATALSNVTAKVNGNTASITATSSALATLDGKVKSTWKLNVTAGNRVSGILLDADNTESKMVVLVDKFAIAQTATGGETKYPFIVGRVDGASTIGMDGNLFVDGSIKARSLDVEQLTATISKLNYISAGQITINGNMAGTDWGYIRSTDKWYGDGRWGWILAKAPDGASFVDFTQGPCGLQMLGTPNGGDSFRLWGPGFNLDRGGLTIGQANVIDTLNIRGEAVTVPRYAVSPGNVCHLLYRNSTGQTLDVFAMGTVFLMMTGFVSIKVNGNQVWFGAGIAGSTVTGGASFQCWPGDSVIEISSTAPSGLSGSFIYAIATRR
- a CDS encoding DUF4376 domain-containing protein, coding for MIDFTVYKTATGEVVRSGYAGSEDECLSQAFEGESVYVGKARFDQYLADGKPVDMPSKPDEHHVFDWTHRAWLDPRTMEDRRRALRERVTERRWEIETGGITLQSGVRVLTGKPDQDRITAVIVNADIAGIDAVDFKADSGWARLTLDELRGVAKAIGLHVQACFSAERTHHAAIDQLRTEAETEAYDISAGWPLTNNSIETQ
- a CDS encoding phage head spike fiber domain-containing protein, which encodes MTTTLTEKTFAELFTYSGAEQGSFVNAQGWIQKKPHGEAPRFDYDPVTKVAKGLLIENSRTNLFSFSSRFDKSSVWIRGGATPVPEAAVAPNGRWDACKLILNSGISAGGGHIAQTFAKATTATTYAYSFYAKAAGALNGWIYARGAAGADSISIPFNLTTMVASGVATGGFVEVSKRVVDVGNGWRRVEIVFTADASATLVAAIYPGTASGSVGNGVDGLYIWGAQLEEGKFPSSYIYNVETVAGRASIGSYCDANGVLRNVAVGVARNSFEPSNLALPPMLMVEEQRTNILLKSNDMHLTPWTGGGLTRIPGRLAPDGTYRAVEFSGASVGPNTQSVAATATVMTYSIYLKNISRTGTLELLLRNHTTSVNGVYGNVTLHGSTPSIAGAGWEMRDVGGGWYRCSYTSNIHITVGDTVIVYAVVAGARADAGACLAWGAQLEAGAFATSYIPSTETFTSRASIGTYFDSMGVMKTAAAGVARMTYNPADLTIAPWLMQEMSSVNLLTESEFRNGLADASIRLGCAAASWNELGFTTGIAFSAPPPAGTFAFYAAKTPVLAPSTTYVISCFVKMDDGGALSMPTSGGAADFALVIANAPISPAACTMTHVGGGVYRVTGTRTTDASVPSAASGIWKYGTNSARTFRFTGLQLEQASSASSYIPTTTAAVTRLADIASSTATTRQADTATSVATTRAFDNVRIDTTKGWFNAAEGTVFMELEAPRTSDTGTKTVLEFGGWAGAWAFRTPLGTSPTPWPTGTR